A window of the Candidatus Saccharibacteria bacterium oral taxon 488 genome harbors these coding sequences:
- a CDS encoding diaminopimelate decarboxylase — MNFPIDQLPEALDTPSFVYSRRMLRERARQALACQVPFGLTVRYAAKANSHPEIIRLFDELGLQFDASSSYEAALLLKQGVSGPTISLSSQQPAHNLDELLRAGVRYVATSLHQLELVAASPYRPRTVGLRLNPGIGSGHNNRTMTGGVNSSFGLWHAYTEQALELARRHNITIDRLHIHIGSGADPRLWGEAMDAALALVRRLPEVTSLDIGGGFKVHRFGDEQEADLAAICEVFSQKLARFAEETGRQLHLEIEPGTWLVAHAGVLVAEVVDIVDTGADGHTFLRLDTGMNDITRPGMYGAQHEMMVLAGREEQREYIVVGHCCETGDILTPAPSNPENLASRQLARAEIGDKLVIFDAGAYCQSMSLKQYNAYPDAGTYFID; from the coding sequence ATGAACTTTCCAATTGATCAACTGCCCGAAGCGCTTGATACGCCGAGTTTTGTATACTCGCGGCGGATGTTACGGGAGCGGGCGCGGCAGGCGCTGGCGTGTCAGGTGCCGTTCGGCTTGACGGTGCGTTACGCCGCCAAGGCAAATTCACACCCTGAAATTATACGACTGTTTGATGAGTTGGGGTTACAATTTGATGCCAGCTCAAGCTACGAGGCGGCGCTGCTGCTCAAGCAAGGGGTGAGCGGCCCAACGATCAGCCTCTCGAGCCAGCAGCCAGCGCACAACCTCGACGAGCTGCTCCGGGCTGGCGTGCGTTACGTGGCGACGTCGCTTCATCAATTGGAGCTGGTTGCGGCGAGCCCATATCGTCCACGTACGGTCGGTCTGCGGCTTAACCCTGGCATAGGCTCGGGGCATAATAACCGGACGATGACCGGTGGGGTTAATTCTAGTTTTGGGCTGTGGCATGCCTATACCGAGCAAGCACTGGAGCTAGCGAGGCGTCATAACATAACGATCGATCGGTTGCATATTCACATCGGCTCGGGTGCTGATCCGCGGTTGTGGGGCGAGGCGATGGACGCAGCGCTGGCGCTGGTTAGACGACTGCCGGAGGTGACCAGTTTAGACATTGGCGGTGGCTTTAAGGTGCATCGGTTTGGCGATGAGCAGGAGGCGGATCTGGCAGCAATTTGTGAAGTGTTTTCTCAGAAATTGGCTCGTTTTGCCGAGGAAACGGGGCGGCAATTACATCTAGAGATTGAGCCAGGAACGTGGCTGGTAGCACATGCTGGCGTGTTGGTTGCGGAGGTAGTGGACATCGTTGATACTGGTGCAGATGGTCACACATTTTTGCGCCTTGATACCGGCATGAACGACATCACGCGGCCAGGGATGTACGGCGCGCAGCACGAGATGATGGTACTCGCGGGTCGCGAGGAGCAGCGAGAGTACATCGTGGTGGGGCACTGCTGCGAGACGGGCGATATCTTGACGCCAGCGCCAAGCAACCCAGAGAATCTCGCATCGCGGCAGCTGGCTCGGGCGGAAATTGGCGATAAGCTAGTGATCTTTGACGCGGGGGCGTATTGCCAGAGTATGTCGCTGAAACAGTACAATGCGTATCCTGACGCCGGCACCTATTTTATTGACTAA